The following nucleotide sequence is from Macaca fascicularis isolate 582-1 chromosome 15, T2T-MFA8v1.1.
TCTCCACGAGCTGAACAAGTGGCCCAGCAGCTCTACTCCTCGGTATAaatattcaagagaaatgaaaacaaatatgtgTCCCCACAAAAACTTGTTCACAAATGTTCACAACTGCATTTTCAgagtagccaaaaggtagaaaccgCCCCCATGTCCAGCAacgggtgaatggataaataaggtGTGGTGCACCCATACAAGAGAATATTGCaagagaatattattcaaccatgaGAACGAATGAAACATCTCCGACGCATGCTGCAACACACAAGAACCTTGAAAATATCTTGCTGAGTAAAAGTGTCCTGAGTAGGCAAATCTATGAGAGACAGAAGGTAGGTTTGTGGCTGGCTgtcaggggctgaggggaggggaagagagtgaCTGCTAAGGGAAGGTTTCTCTGCAGGCTGATGAAATGTCCCAAAATTAGATAGTGACGATGGTACCTCTGTGGGTTTGCACAGAGCCTGTCACTTCCCCAGAAGGCCACGAGGCGGCTGGGCCAGGCCTGCCCACGGGGCGCTCCAGAGCATTTTGTTCCTCCGGGGCCTCGGTCTGCTTTGTGGCAGCCTCTTCATGCAGCAGCCAGCACCTAGAGATTTGTTCCGAGTGCAGACCTCTGCCCCTTCTTCAGCCTGGAGCCCGAGGCTGCTCTCACTGCGTCGCGGTTGCGGTCCTCAGCTCTTCCCCCAGGTTCTCTGGACCTCCATCTCCACCGCAGGGAGGTGAGGGCCAGGAGAACCATCTGGCTGCTCTGGCTGCCAAAGGACCTGCAAGGTCTTTCAGCTGATCCACTTTTAGCTCAGATTCTGCTGTGCCAGGGTCTCCCGGGGTGGCCAGCTTCCCCCCTCAGCCCTCTTCTGCTCAACAGCCACTCACCAACCCACTTCCCACCTTCCAAAATGGGTTCAAATCCTCTGAGATTTGGCTTCTTCCCCGTCTTTGTTCCCGTGGGAGGATTTTTTTTGGTCCCATTCCTCTCATTTCACAGTTCCATTTCGCTTTAAGTGAGAAGACATGACCTCTTCTGCTTTAACAAACTGCAGTGACCCAGCAAAACCTGTCATATAAAATAAATCCCCAAATAGAGAAGCCCAGTATGTTAAGGCAACACTTCAGAatcattagaagaaaacatgacaGTGGTTTTCAGCCTCAGGGAAGGTCCGGATGTTCTGAGTCAGTCGGAAATAGCACCATTCATAAAGCATAAGATCAACTGATCCTGCGTAGGGTTTAAGCTTCTGCACGTCAGGAACAGAAACAGTTCAAAGACAACTGAGAATCTGTAATCAGGAATATCAGGAACTCCTACCAACCAGTAGAATAAGACCCAGACCAACAaccagaagaaaaatgagaaagatgtcAACAGGTAATTCGCACGGGAGATAATCCAACGGAGAGGTAAGCGTGGTCAAGATGCCCGACCCCGCCGAGTCACCAGAGAAACGCATGTGACAGCGATGCCACTTCAAACACAGCAGGCTGCAGCATCTTCTCAATTCCAACAACACGAAGCGTGGGCAGGGATGGGAGCAATGGGAACCCTCCCCTGGTGGTGGTGGAAGGACTAGATGCAGCCCCTACGCAAAGCAAGCTGGCAACTGCTAAAAAGGGGAGGCCTAGAAACCACCAACCCTCCTTCCAGGTTGACAGGAGACCCAAGAGAGCAGGTCTGGCTGTCTCTAGTCACCAAACCCTGAAGACACGGGAAGAGACTGGGAGGTGCTCTCTGGGGAGCTCACACACAGCAGTCAGAATCCACCATGCCGAGTGCCCAGCACAACAGGCATTAAGAGCGGTCAGGCTGAGTAAAAAGCCCAGCTACCCGCAGCTGTCCCAGTGGATGGTTTCTGCATCTTCAATGCAATACTCTTATTTGTGAATACAGAAACATACAGATGCAAAATTCTAAAGCCCAAGGAGAACGGAAACACCACAATTCCTGCCACATGGCCTGGGGAGCCAAGGTGAGGCCGGGAAAGGGAACAGCAAGGCTCTGTGACGCCCGCTTTTTAGGCCCAGCACACTCACAGAACACAGACAATGCCTGTTGGTCAGTTCTGTGCCTgagttattttctgtatttttctatggTCTTAACTTCTCAAACTACAGCAGTGCATGAAGATGTCAAGAGACGACACCACTTTATCCTGGACCCCGATACAGACGCCCAATAGGTCCCAGCACAGTTGCCCCAATACTGAGTGCGAAGCTGTGCCTACACCTGCCTGTGCTGTCCTGAGAACACACCACAGGGGCAGTGCAGCCAGGACCCCCGGTGCAGCCAGGACCCCCGGTGCAGCCAGGACCCTCGGTGCAGCCAGGATGCTCGGTCCAGCCAGGACCCTTGGTGCAGCCAGGACCCCCGGTGCAGCCAGGACCCCCGGTGCAGCCAGGACCCCCGGTGCAGCCAGGACCCTCGGTGCAGCCAGGACCCCCGGTGCAGCCAGGACCCTCGGTGCAGCCAGGACGCTCGGTGCAGCCAGGACCCCCGGTGCAGCCAGGACGCTCGGTGCAGCCAGGACCCCCGGTGCAGCCAGGACCCTCGGTGCAGCCAGGACCCTCGGTGCAACCAGGATGCTCGGTGGAGCCAGGACGCTCGGTGCAGCCAGGATGCTCGGTGCAGCCTGTACAGAGAGGCAGGACCAGGGCTGGCTCATCCTCATCCTGCTGCACAGGAGTCCCTGGGGAGGCCCAGGAGAGGAGCTCGAcagggaagaacattccagaagagGGAACACTGGGCTTCACCAAGGCTCCAGAAGAGAGAGCTTACAGAAGGTAAGGAACAGAGGGAACAGCTTGACTAGCTAGAGAAGCAGGCAGGGGCCAGGCACCCTGTGGGGAGGGGTCtgtgagaggagaggaggccAGGAGGACCCGCAGAGGGTCACCACTGCCAAGGCTGGAAGCCGCAGGCAACCTGGAATCAAATGGATGCCACTGACCACAGAGATTTGAATGGTTTAATAACTGTCTCGTGAGCTCGATGGCGAGCTCTCACATTTCACCCGCAGGCTGTGCTGTGCACCCCCCACACAGTGGTCTGAGCAGAGGCAGCGTGGGACCAGACCCTCTCCCACAGCCGGCCTGGCCAAGGTGGCACAGACCAGAGCTCTGTGCAGACAAGCACCCAGGGGTCTAAGAACACTCCCTTCTCtccaggggccagaggggagaaCCAAGCCGCTCGGCCCTCCTCGCTCTGGCCAGCAGGAGGCCCTTCTCCTGGAGCAGCCCTCCTCCTTTGTCATGCCCGAGGGACGCAAGGTCATCCACTGCGCTCCTGCTGCACGGGCACTGCTGGGATGTGCTCCCATACCACGTGTCCCCACCCAGGGCATCTCCCTTCACTGCACAAGACAGCAAGGGCAGCTTGTGCTGGGAAGCACCTGAAAACCCTCAGCCAATCCCACCACAGCCCTGGGCTAAGCCTGTCTTCCAGGCCCCTCCACACAGTCTCTGAAATCTGAGGACTGGCTGGTGGCTCCTTCCCCCATTACAGTGAACTTGGCTGCAGGCCGACACCCTCCCAAGCGCCCAAGCGCGGCCCCTGCCCACTTGTACAGTGAGGCcctggcccagtgtggtggcccCTCAGTGAGCCGGCTGTGCCTGGCTGCCCCCAACCCCCAGACACCAGCAGGGGCAGTTAGAGCCCTGTCAGGTCCACAATGGCCTTGATGAAGATGGCATCGTCCCGCACGTAGGAATTCTTGGCCTCCATCTTGGAGACGGGGCAGAAGAGGGGGCAGCCACTTGCGATGTTCATGTCATTGACTGGCCTCTGAAAAGAGGACGAGGTCACGTCGGGCCTGAAGGCATCAATCACGTGCTCCCGGTTATTCTGGTCGAGCAGCATTAAGGTCACCTGGAGGAGAGAGCCCCAGGGAGGGGACACAGGTCTGTGGGCCATCTCTCTCTGGCTCCCGAGGGTCTGGACACCTGCAGGACCACTAGCAGGAAGCCACAGGTGCCCATCCCAGGACCCAGGCCAGAGGCTGAGGCCCAGCTGAGACCACGTGGTGGGCGGCCTTGCTCCTGCTGCTGTGCCCTGgctccccagccctccccagcccccGACATTCTGCTTCTCTCTGGGGAACCTGTGTCCATTCTGGCCTTTCCTGTCCACTGACATCTGGAGTCCTAGGCTAAAGCTTATCACTCCTGAACTTGAATTATTatgaggaaaatacaaaaaataacatatCCGGCAAAGACATTTTCTTGCCAAAGAGATCAGGAAGCAGCCATTGCCCACCCATGAGGAGCACTTTCCAGGGAGAACCTGAGCCTCTGTCGGGCCGTGAACCCGGATGCCCTGGGACAGATGAGCGCCCATGGGCCCTCCACACCCTCACCCCACCCAGCTCTGATCTGCCTGCTCCATAGCTATAGGGGGTGGGGGAAGTAGCAAGCCTGGGCCAAGTGTGGCAAAAGGAAGGGACCTTCTCATTCCAGCCTAGTCTCTGGATCTTCAGTTCTGCAACCAAAAATAGATTCTGATTTTCAAAATaggccggggcggtggctcacgcctacaatcccagcactttgggaggccgaggcgggcagatcacgaggtcaggagttcaagatcagtgtgacaacatggtgaaacccctgtctctactaaaaatacaaaaattagcttggcatggtggtgggcgcctgtagtcccagttactcaggaggctgaggcaggaaaattgcttgaacccgggaggcacaggttgcagtaagctgagatcataccactgcactccagcctgggcgacagagcaagccgccgtcttaaaaataaataaataaatgacaccTCAGATGAAGAGGGCTCTGAAGCCGTGTTCCTTCCTCTGCATAGTCTCTCCAGGGCAGGGTTTTCAAACTACTGGTCCAGACGCCCATCAACATCTAGAGTCCTGGGCTAAAGCTGGGCACCCCTGAACTTGCATTATTTTGTACTTTGtccttttgttcatttattttttagagcccggtcttgctctgttgcacaggctgcagtgcagtggcgtgatctcagctcactgcagcctcaacctactgggctcgagcaatcctcctgcctcagcctccaaatagctgggaatacaggtgcacaccaccatgcatggctaatttttctattttttttgtagagatggggtctcactatgttgcccaggctgatctcaaactcctgggggttcagcaatcctcccacctcagcctcccaaagtgctgggaccacagggataCTCCCCCACACTTGgccttgtgcttttttttttttgagacggagtcttgctctgtcgcccaggctggagtgcagtggctggatctcagctcgctgcaagcttcgcctcccaggtttacgccattctcctgcctcagcctcctgagtagctgggactacaggcgcccgccacctcgcctggctagtttttttggtattttttagtagagacgggatttcaccgtgttggccaggatggtgttgatctcctgacctcgtgatctgcccatctcggcctcccaaagtgctgggattataggcttgagccactgcgcccggccggcctTGTGCTTTTCCTtagtcatatttatatttatctgacAGGTCAGGAAGCCAGTTGCTTGTGTCACGGACCAGTGCTCAGAAATCATGGAAACGACAGAAACTGCCAGAGCTCTCCACCGCGTGACACAGCACCACAGGGCGACGTGCCTGCTGCAGACACCTGGTCCAGCGAGCCCAAACCACCCTGTCCTGCACAACCCTGCACCACAGAAGCTGCACTGCCCAGAGGGAATCTCAGGTGCGGCCCTCAGCAAAGCCTGTGGGGACGGCCTCACACCTTCTGGTTGAAGGGCCACCGCAGCAGGGCGTCATTCGGGCCCTTCATCACCACAAAGAAGAGGGACAGGTGTGTTCCTCGCCCGGTGCCGTCGCCGTTCAGGTAGATACGCAGACACATCTTGTAGCCGTACCTGCTGGTGTAGAAGGCTGTGGAGGCAGGAGGGACGCCTGGTAAGCTGACACTCAGCAAGGGTGGGGCAGCGCTCTTCCTGTCTGGCTGCCCTCCCCCAGGGACAAAAACACCCACAAAGACACATTGAGGTTCTGGGGTGCAAAggaagttttttttcttaaagtatgcAGTTAGTTtccaatgaaaataaatttcattaaaaaaaaaaagtagccaggcgcggtggctcaagcctgtaatcccagcactttgggaggccgagacaggcagatcacgaggtcaggagatcgacactatcctggcgaacacggtgaaaccccgtctctactaaaaaaatacaaaaaattagccgggcgaggtggcgggcgcctgtagtcccagctactcgggaggctgaggcaggagaatggcgtaaacccgggaggcggagcttgcagtgagctgagatccggccactgcactccagcctgggcaacagagccagactctgctcaaaaaaaaaaaaaaaaaaaatgttgtagttagaaaaattagaaaaagttttttttttttttgagatagagtctctctcttgttgcccagacttagaggcacaatctcggctcactgcgggatcaagtgattctcctgcctcagccttctgagtagctgagattataggcgcctgccaccacacctggctaatttttgtatttttagcagagatgggatttcaccatgttggtcaggctggtctccaactcctgatctcaggtgatccacgcatgttggcctcccaaagtgctgggattacaggcgtgagccaccgtgcctggccagaaaaagcattttttttttttttttgaggcggagtctcgctctgtctcccaggctggagtgcagtggcgcaatctcggctcactgcaagctccgcctcctgggttcacgccattctcctgcctcagcctcccgagtagctgggactacaggcacctgccaccatgcccggctaattttttgtatttttagtacagacagggtttcaccgtgttagccaggatggtctcgatctcttgacctcatgatccacccgccttggcctcccaagtgctaggattgcaggcgtgagccaccacgcccagcacagaaaaagcatttttaagaATCCCAAATGTAACCCCCAAAACTTAAGAAGATGAGtagagggccgggcgtggtggctcacgcctgtaatcctagcactttgggaggctgaggtgggcagatcacaaggtcaggagatggagaccatcctggccaacacggtgaaaccctgtctctactaaaaatacaaaaattagccgggcctggtggtgaacgcctgtagtcccagctacttgggaggctgaggcgggagaatggcgtgaactcgggaggcagagcttgcagtgagccgagatcgcgccactgcactccagcctgggcaacagagcgagactccatctcaaaaaaaaaaaaaaagaagatgagtAGAGCAACACGGCAAGATCCACCAAATGCAGAGGTTGGGGCCTCGGCAGAGCTGCAGAGGGGAGCCCTGACTGGCCCAGGGCTTAGGGTGGGCCCCAAGCCTGCCTCAGAAGAGGCACTTGCTAGAGTGAACCCCGAAACAAGCAGAGTCCACTTCCTTCCCACCCAACGAGACACAGACGTGAATGACAGCCAGAACGTGGCAGAGGCGGCTTTCCAAGCCACATGACAGGACCCCGCGTGCACAGGTTTGAACACAGGGACCCCACTGTGGCAGCACCAGGACCAACCCTCCTTGTTCTTGTCCTCCACCGTGCGCCCTGGCCCATCCTCCCTGTCCTCGTCCTCCACGCGTGCCGCACACAAACTGGGTTCACCAGCATTGCTTAAAGCAGATGTTCCACACAAACTGGTCCTCCTGCCCGAGTACCGCCTCCGTGGCAGGGCCTCCAGAATCCTGACCCTTCACCTCACGCTTAGTACAGAGCTCCCAGCATATACAATCGGCCGAGCCAAGCAGCTGCAGAGGGAAGGTCGTCACCAGAAAGCAGTGCTGACCTTCACAGCCCTGGAGGAACAGGGCCACGCCCTGCAGGCTGCCCAGACTGTTCCCTCAAGTTCCCCCAAAACAATCTGTCATTTTTCCAGTCTCAACTCCGAGGAGAAAGAGAGTGTGGGTTTTGTTTCTGGTCCCTGCTGAAGGCCTTGTCAGGACGCACCACACAGACCACGGCGGCCCCTCCAGATGGCGCTTGGGTCTCTTTCTGCCGGAGCACAGGAGCCACGGGCCCTGCTGCTCAGGGAGTGTCGCCAGCAGCGCTAGGCTCAATTCAAACAGGAAAGGTGCCGACAATGTCTCAGTCTCGATCCTAGAACCTAAGATTCTATCAGCAGGTTCACCATGTCAGTGTAAAAATAAAGCCCACACGAGGGTGTTTTCTGAGCCACGTCAACAAAGGCCACAAAGGGAGTGCCTGAGCCGGGGATGAGACGATGGCTGGGGCCGCCACGAGGTCAGCCAGGGCCTCAAAGGACAGCAGAGGGGCCGCCTCTGTACTGCAGTGCCCAGAAGCATAGTCCTGGCAGGAGCTTGTGGCTGGGCGGCCACCAAACAGCCCCTCTCCAGCAGTGCCCTCCAGGGAAGACCCCACGGGCACCCTCTCAAGAGAACTCatagttggggaaaaaaaagggagTGTGAGAAACACCCTCCCTGAGCTCCGTGTGGAAACGGAACCTGGGAGGGGTCAGACTAGCTCGGCCCCAAGGCCCTGGGAGCCATGTCCCACCCCCACGGCTACCTCCACCCGTCTGGTCTTCCTGGGAGCTGGGATCAGGCAGGAGAGCCTGTTGATGTAATGTCTGCTTTAGAGCCGTGTGCCGGAGGACCAGGCTGTGGGTGACGAGGGGCATACCCCGATGGCAGGCAAAGCAGGAGGGCAGGCAAAGCAGGAGGGCAGCCAGCCTGACCCCCCACCCCCGATCCTTACCCAAGGGCACCCACTGGCCACCCAAATTTGGCTGCCCCACTCGCTGCACAGGCAGACACAGTCGCTCCCGGTATCACTGGGGGTCGTATCTCAGCCTCCCTTGGGAGCCGTCCCATGTGGTCACAGGGGTGAGGGGACCCAGGTGCCACGTAAACAGCAgctgcagggaggtgggggtCTTAGAACCACACCTGGGGAGAAGATGGCGGGTGTGCGGCCGGCCACAGCTTCCTGGCGCTTCCTGGCGAAGTCTGAGATCTTCCAGATGAAGACCCCATCGTAGGTGGATGCCTCCATCTCCAAGACCTTCTGCTCCAGGTCAGCCATCGCCAGGTCCTTGAGGCCAATGCTCCTCTCCAGCTGCTGCACCTGCCGGGCGCCAAGACCACCTTCTCTCTTACCAGAGGGGTGTGGCATGAGCCCGCCTCCCACACCCACCGATCTCCAGCAGGACAGTGGTCCTGGGCACCCCTGGCTCCGTGTTTCTCACGTCCACTCCCTGCACACAAGAACCCAACCCCACCCTGGCCAAGAGGGGGTGGCTCCAAGTCCACACAGAAGCTCCTGGCCAGCAAGCCTGCTCGGAAGCCACACCAGGCCTTGCACATCCCCATGGCTGACTCTGTCCTCCCATCAGAGAGAGGAGGCTCCCGCCCACGGCCTGGTCTCTATGACCTTCCAGGGTTTGGGGTCCCTCAGAGAACAGGACTCAGAAACGAAGGGGGCCAGAGCCTTCCATAGAAACCACGCTGGACTGGGGTTTGCAGATGGACTTCTACACTGTCCAGGCTCTAAAGCTCCAGGACCTGCTAGAACCTGCTGGGGTGCAGACACTATCCCCCTTTACACTGTCCTCCTCATGGCCGGCCGCCCACCAGGCACAGACCTTGTTACTCAGGGCTTCAATCTTGTCTTGGTCCAGCCGGTGCTGCCGGCTGCAGGCCTCGGCAGTCATGGCCACCctctccacctcccggttcaggACGCAGACAATGTTCTCAAAAGTGGCCGTCTTCTTCTCCAGGTTCTCGCACCTCTGCAGGAGCTCTGACCCCGCATGGCTCTGGTCTCCCAAGAGAGGCTTTGCCTCCAGCACCGAGCTCAGGAGCATGGCCAGGTGCTCCCTCAGCCACTGTGCCTCGTGCTCTTGCTGTTTCTCACCCTCCACCTGCAGACACAGGGCAGGGAGGCTGCTGGCTCCACCCACCATTCAGCTCCCACCCGGGGACGGCCACCAAGACGCGGGCCTTAGAGCTGAGGAGACAGGCCAGAGTCTGAGATAGGGATGCCTGGGTGGCCTGGCCATGGCTGATCCTTCTTGTGCATGACAGACTGAAAGTCAGGTATGTTTAAAGAATATGAAGCTTGCTATAGACCTTAGTTgcagccaggcacagcagctAGCAACTGTGATTCTAGCACTTCAgaaggccaaagcgggaggatcatttgggcccaggagttggagactagctggggcaacatggcgaaaacccacgtctatgaaatttttttaaaatgagccgggcatggtggtatgtgccagtagttccagctactccggaggctgaggtgggaggatcgcttgagcccagaagggtgaagctgcagtgagccgagattatactaCTGCATCTctgcctggctgacacagtgaaaccctgtttggaagaaaagaaaaaagggacgGGACGAGACGAAGGGAAGAAGgcgaggggaagggagagggggagggacagaaaggaaaagaaaagaaaaataaaagcagcacaccattttttaaaaagcgactcacgaccaggcacggtggctcacgcctgtaatcccagcactttgggaggccaaggtgggaggatcacctgaggtggggagtttgagaccaacctgaccaacatggagaaaccctgtctctaataaaaatacaaaattagccaggcgtggtggtgcacgcctgtaatcccagctactcgggaggctgaggcaggagaattgcttgaacct
It contains:
- the TRAF2 gene encoding TNF receptor-associated factor 2 isoform X3 gives rise to the protein MAAASVTPPGSLELLQPGFSKTLLGTKLEAKYLCSACGNVLRRPFQAQCGHRYCSFCLASILSSGPQNCAACVHEGIYEEGISILESSSAFPDNAARREVESLPAVCPIDGCTWKGTLKEYESCHEGRCPLMLTECPACKGLVRLGEKERHLEHECPERSLSCRHCRAPCCGADGKVEGEKQQEHEAQWLREHLAMLLSSVLEAKPLLGDQSHAGSELLQRCENLEKKTATFENIVCVLNREVERVAMTAEACSRQHRLDQDKIEALSNKVQQLERSIGLKDLAMADLEQKVLEMEASTYDGVFIWKISDFARKRQEAVAGRTPAIFSPAFYTSRYGYKMCLRIYLNGDGTGRGTHLSLFFVVMKGPNDALLRWPFNQKVTLMLLDQNNREHVIDAFRPDVTSSSFQRPVNDMNIASGCPLFCPVSKMEAKNSYVRDDAIFIKAIVDLTGL
- the TRAF2 gene encoding TNF receptor-associated factor 2 isoform X2, with the translated sequence MAAASVTPPGSLELLQPGFSKTLLGTKLEAKYLCSACGNVLRRPFQAQCGHRYCSFCLASILSSGPQNCAACVHEGIYEEGISILESSSSCHEGRCPLMLTECPACKGLVRLGEKERHLEHECPERSLSCRHCRAPCCGADGKAHHEVCPKFPLTCDGCGKKKIPREKFQDHVKTCGKCRIPCRFHAIGCLETVEGEKQQEHEAQWLREHLAMLLSSVLEAKPLLGDQSHAGSELLQRCENLEKKTATFENIVCVLNREVERVAMTAEACSRQHRLDQDKIEALSNKVQQLERSIGLKDLAMADLEQKVLEMEASTYDGVFIWKISDFARKRQEAVAGRTPAIFSPAFYTSRYGYKMCLRIYLNGDGTGRGTHLSLFFVVMKGPNDALLRWPFNQKVTLMLLDQNNREHVIDAFRPDVTSSSFQRPVNDMNIASGCPLFCPVSKMEAKNSYVRDDAIFIKAIVDLTGL
- the TRAF2 gene encoding TNF receptor-associated factor 2 isoform X1; its protein translation is MAAASVTPPGSLELLQPGFSKTLLGTKLEAKYLCSACGNVLRRPFQAQCGHRYCSFCLASILSSGPQNCAACVHEGIYEEGISILESSSAFPDNAARREVESLPAVCPIDGCTWKGTLKEYESCHEGRCPLMLTECPACKGLVRLGEKERHLEHECPERSLSCRHCRAPCCGADGKAHHEVCPKFPLTCDGCGKKKIPREKFQDHVKTCGKCRIPCRFHAIGCLETVEGEKQQEHEAQWLREHLAMLLSSVLEAKPLLGDQSHAGSELLQRCENLEKKTATFENIVCVLNREVERVAMTAEACSRQHRLDQDKIEALSNKVQQLERSIGLKDLAMADLEQKVLEMEASTYDGVFIWKISDFARKRQEAVAGRTPAIFSPAFYTSRYGYKMCLRIYLNGDGTGRGTHLSLFFVVMKGPNDALLRWPFNQKVTLMLLDQNNREHVIDAFRPDVTSSSFQRPVNDMNIASGCPLFCPVSKMEAKNSYVRDDAIFIKAIVDLTGL
- the TRAF2 gene encoding TNF receptor-associated factor 2 isoform X4; this encodes MRKFKETVVWSSGPQNCAACVHEGIYEEGISILESSSAFPDNAARREVESLPAVCPIDGCTWKGTLKEYESCHEGRCPLMLTECPACKGLVRLGEKERHLEHECPERSLSCRHCRAPCCGADGKAHHEVCPKFPLTCDGCGKKKIPREKFQDHVKTCGKCRIPCRFHAIGCLETVEGEKQQEHEAQWLREHLAMLLSSVLEAKPLLGDQSHAGSELLQRCENLEKKTATFENIVCVLNREVERVAMTAEACSRQHRLDQDKIEALSNKVQQLERSIGLKDLAMADLEQKVLEMEASTYDGVFIWKISDFARKRQEAVAGRTPAIFSPAFYTSRYGYKMCLRIYLNGDGTGRGTHLSLFFVVMKGPNDALLRWPFNQKVTLMLLDQNNREHVIDAFRPDVTSSSFQRPVNDMNIASGCPLFCPVSKMEAKNSYVRDDAIFIKAIVDLTGL
- the TRAF2 gene encoding TNF receptor-associated factor 2 isoform X6 — protein: MRKFKETVVWSSGPQNCAACVHEGIYEEGISILESSSSCHEGRCPLMLTECPACKGLVRLGEKERHLEHECPERSLSCRHCRAPCCGADGKAHHEVCPKFPLTCDGCGKKKIPREKFQDHVKTCGKCRIPCRFHAIGCLETVEGEKQQEHEAQWLREHLAMLLSSVLEAKPLLGDQSHAGSELLQRCENLEKKTATFENIVCVLNREVERVAMTAEACSRQHRLDQDKIEALSNKVQQLERSIGLKDLAMADLEQKVLEMEASTYDGVFIWKISDFARKRQEAVAGRTPAIFSPAFYTSRYGYKMCLRIYLNGDGTGRGTHLSLFFVVMKGPNDALLRWPFNQKVTLMLLDQNNREHVIDAFRPDVTSSSFQRPVNDMNIASGCPLFCPVSKMEAKNSYVRDDAIFIKAIVDLTGL
- the TRAF2 gene encoding TNF receptor-associated factor 2 isoform X5; protein product: MAAASVTPPGSLELLQPGFSKTLLGTKLEAKYLCSACGNVLRRPFQAQCGHRYCSFCLASILSSGPQNCAACVHEGIYEEGISILESSSSCHEGRCPLMLTECPACKGLVRLGEKERHLEHECPERSLSCRHCRAPCCGADGKVEGEKQQEHEAQWLREHLAMLLSSVLEAKPLLGDQSHAGSELLQRCENLEKKTATFENIVCVLNREVERVAMTAEACSRQHRLDQDKIEALSNKVQQLERSIGLKDLAMADLEQKVLEMEASTYDGVFIWKISDFARKRQEAVAGRTPAIFSPAFYTSRYGYKMCLRIYLNGDGTGRGTHLSLFFVVMKGPNDALLRWPFNQKVTLMLLDQNNREHVIDAFRPDVTSSSFQRPVNDMNIASGCPLFCPVSKMEAKNSYVRDDAIFIKAIVDLTGL